The genomic DNA TAGGAATTACAAACCCATTTTCTCCATCTTTAATCCACTTTCTGTTTTCTCCTGAATCGGTAACAATGACAGGAAGGTTGGAAGCCATAGCTTCCGCTGTACTGGCGGCAATACCAGCGTCTGAAAGCGATGTGGATACATAAACATCTGTTGAGGATAAATAATTGGGAAGCTCAAGGTGCGAATATCTGCCCACAAATCTTATGTTGTTTATAACCCTTAATGATTCCGCTAATCTTTTCAGATGTTCTTCCTGCGAACCAATACCAGCAATTATAAATTTTGTTTCTGGTATTTTTTCTAAAACCAAAGGAATACTTTTGATTAATGTTTCAATATCATATACAGGTTCAAGATTTCTTAAACTAATAACCGTTGGCGAATCGCCAACATCCCATTTTGCCAACAGGTTTTTGTCTTTTAAACTAGGCTTGAACTTATCAGGTTCTACTCCAAAATAAATAAGTTTCATTTTTTTACTATCTATTCCTAATTTTGACATCGCGTTTATCATATGGTCAGCGTCACAAGTAATTAAGTCAGATTTTTTTAATACAAATCTTATTATTGGTCGCTTGATTAAAGACTGACCCCTAATCAAGACATCAGAACCCCAGGTGGTTACAATAAAGGGGTGAAATCCACTCAACACACCAATAAGTCCATAAGTTCCTGCAGAATGTACATGTAAGAGATTGGGCTTAATTTTTTTTATTAATTGTCTTGCCTTTAAAACTTGA from bacterium includes the following:
- a CDS encoding glycosyltransferase family 4 protein — protein: MKICFLAGANSVHSHRWIRYFVNKGYEIYWISLMPSIEPFSETISFYDIGPLSTNPIDVFIQVLKARQLIKKIKPNLLHVHSAGTYGLIGVLSGFHPFIVTTWGSDVLIRGQSLIKRPIIRFVLKKSDLITCDADHMINAMSKLGIDSKKMKLIYFGVEPDKFKPSLKDKNLLAKWDVGDSPTVISLRNLEPVYDIETLIKSIPLVLEKIPETKFIIAGIGSQEEHLKRLAESLRVINNIRFVGRYSHLELPNYLSSTDVYVSTSLSDAGIAASTAEAMASNLPVIVTDSGENRKWIKDGENGFVIPIKNPKILAEKIIYLFEHDEIRKKISENGREIINEKNNYYKEMGKMEKIYEEIIKNS